Proteins encoded in a region of the Perca fluviatilis chromosome 8, GENO_Pfluv_1.0, whole genome shotgun sequence genome:
- the irak4 gene encoding interleukin-1 receptor-associated kinase 4 isoform X2, with translation MNNSVTPATYIRNLSYSLLRKLSDFLDPQDRWKDVIVSIRKPSGELRYSQHHVRRFEGLVAQGKSPTVELLSDWGTSNSTVGELVEILKSHKLLAAASVLLPVEEAVPPETQPASASVGTNSTLPTRLLEERETQPPPASSLLQPQILLANSEPGHTDGFSSFLYIELMEITGNFDDRPISDGGNRLGEGGFGTVYKGLLNDKPVAVKKLNPMDDISLDELRVQFNQEIQTLKVLKHENLVDMVGFSCDGQHPCLVYALMANGSLLDRLACLEGSPPLSWLQRCLIAEGTASGLEYLHSNHHVHRDVKSANILLDEKLVAKISDFGLTRASAKRTSTTMMTERIVGTRAYMAPEALRGEITPRSDVFSFGVVLLEILSGLPPADENREPQFLMEVMYDIDDEDEELTFEDFLDKKMGDWELSQVQSVYSLGCNCLHDRKNRRPVIKQVLLELKGVVKSIALDFKA, from the exons ATGAATAATTCTGTAACTCCCGCTACTTACATTCGCAACCTCAGTTATAGTTTACTTCGCAAGTTGTCCGACTTTCTGGACCCCCAAGACAGGTGGAAAGATGTTATTGTCTCGATACGGAAGCCGAGTGGGGAGTTAAGGTACTCTCAGCATCATGTGAG GAGATTTGAAGGCCTTGTTGCACAGGGTAAAAGTCCCACAGTGGAGCTGCTGTCTGACTGGGGGACCTCCAACAGTACAGTGGGTGAACTTGTGGAGATTTTGAAGAGTCACAAGTTATTGGCTGCTGCTAGTGTCCTGCTACCTG TGGAAGAGGCAGTCCCACCAGAGACACAGCCAGCCTCTGCATCAGTTGGAACAAACAGCACCCTTCCAACTAGACTACTGGAAGAGAGGGAGACGCAGCCACCCCCTGCCAGCTCTCTTCTGCAGCCACAGATTCTACTGGCCAACAGTGAACCAGGCCACACAGATG GTTTCTCCAGTTTCTTGTACATTGAGCTGATGGAGATTACAGGCAACTTTGATGACCGTCCCATATCAGACGGCGGCAACAGACTTGGAGAGGGAGGCTTTGGCACTGTGTACAAAGGTCTTCTTAATGACAAACCTGTTGCAGTGAAAAAGCTCAATCCA ATGGATGACATCTCCCTGGACGAGCTGAGAGTTCAGTTCAACCAAGAGATCCAAACTCTCAAAGT GTTGAAACATGAAAACTTGGTTGACATGGTTGGATTTTCCTGTGATGGACAGCATCCATGTTTGGTGTATGCCCTTATGGCCAATGGTTCTTTGCTAGACCGACTAGCTTGCTTG gaGGGAAGTCCTCCTCTGTCCTGGCTACAGAGATGCTTGATAGCTGAAGGGACAGCGAGTGGCTTGGAGTATCTGCACAGCAACCATCATGTCCACAGAGATGTTAAAAG tGCAAATATCCTGTTAGATGAAAAATTAGTGGCAAAGATCTCAGACTTTGGGCTGACGAGAGCATCAGCCAAGCGGACGTCAACGACCATGATGACGGAGAGGATTGTGGGTACCCGTGCATACATGGCACCTGAGGCGCTAAGAGGAGAGATCACACCAAGATCTGACGTCTTCAGCTTTGGAGTG GTGTTGTTAGAAATATTGTCTGGACTCCCGCCAGCCGATGAAAACCGTGAGCCACAGTTCTTG ATGGAGGTGATGTATGATATAGATGATGAAGACGAGGAGCTGACTTTTGAGGACTTCTTGGACAAAAAGATGGGAGACTGGGAGCTGAGCCAGGTGCAGAGTGTCTACTCTTTGGGCTGTAACTGCCTCCACGATAGGAAAAACAGACGGCCAGTCATCAAACAG GTCCTGTTGGAACTTAAAGGAGTTGTCAAAAGCATTGCACTGGATTTTAAGGCATGA
- the irak4 gene encoding interleukin-1 receptor-associated kinase 4 isoform X3 has product MNNSVTPATYIRNLSYSLLRKLSDFLDPQDRWKDVIVSIRKPSGELRYSQHHVRRFEGLVAQGKSPTVELLSDWGTSNSTVGELVEILKSHKLLAAASVLLPEAVPPETQPASASVGTNSTLPTRLLEERETQPPPASSLLQPQILLANSEPGHTDGCFSSFLYIELMEITGNFDDRPISDGGNRLGEGGFGTVYKGLLNDKPVAVKKLNPMDDISLDELRVQFNQEIQTLKVLKHENLVDMVGFSCDGQHPCLVYALMANGSLLDRLACLEGSPPLSWLQRCLIAEGTASGLEYLHSNHHVHRDVKSANILLDEKLVAKISDFGLTRASAKRTSTTMMTERIVGTRAYMAPEALRGEITPRSDVFSFGVVLLEILSGLPPADENREPQFLMEVMYDIDDEDEELTFEDFLDKKMGDWELSQVQSVYSLGCNCLHDRKNRRPVIKQVLLELKGVVKSIALDFKA; this is encoded by the exons ATGAATAATTCTGTAACTCCCGCTACTTACATTCGCAACCTCAGTTATAGTTTACTTCGCAAGTTGTCCGACTTTCTGGACCCCCAAGACAGGTGGAAAGATGTTATTGTCTCGATACGGAAGCCGAGTGGGGAGTTAAGGTACTCTCAGCATCATGTGAG GAGATTTGAAGGCCTTGTTGCACAGGGTAAAAGTCCCACAGTGGAGCTGCTGTCTGACTGGGGGACCTCCAACAGTACAGTGGGTGAACTTGTGGAGATTTTGAAGAGTCACAAGTTATTGGCTGCTGCTAGTGTCCTGCTACCTG AGGCAGTCCCACCAGAGACACAGCCAGCCTCTGCATCAGTTGGAACAAACAGCACCCTTCCAACTAGACTACTGGAAGAGAGGGAGACGCAGCCACCCCCTGCCAGCTCTCTTCTGCAGCCACAGATTCTACTGGCCAACAGTGAACCAGGCCACACAGATGGTT GTTTCTCCAGTTTCTTGTACATTGAGCTGATGGAGATTACAGGCAACTTTGATGACCGTCCCATATCAGACGGCGGCAACAGACTTGGAGAGGGAGGCTTTGGCACTGTGTACAAAGGTCTTCTTAATGACAAACCTGTTGCAGTGAAAAAGCTCAATCCA ATGGATGACATCTCCCTGGACGAGCTGAGAGTTCAGTTCAACCAAGAGATCCAAACTCTCAAAGT GTTGAAACATGAAAACTTGGTTGACATGGTTGGATTTTCCTGTGATGGACAGCATCCATGTTTGGTGTATGCCCTTATGGCCAATGGTTCTTTGCTAGACCGACTAGCTTGCTTG gaGGGAAGTCCTCCTCTGTCCTGGCTACAGAGATGCTTGATAGCTGAAGGGACAGCGAGTGGCTTGGAGTATCTGCACAGCAACCATCATGTCCACAGAGATGTTAAAAG tGCAAATATCCTGTTAGATGAAAAATTAGTGGCAAAGATCTCAGACTTTGGGCTGACGAGAGCATCAGCCAAGCGGACGTCAACGACCATGATGACGGAGAGGATTGTGGGTACCCGTGCATACATGGCACCTGAGGCGCTAAGAGGAGAGATCACACCAAGATCTGACGTCTTCAGCTTTGGAGTG GTGTTGTTAGAAATATTGTCTGGACTCCCGCCAGCCGATGAAAACCGTGAGCCACAGTTCTTG ATGGAGGTGATGTATGATATAGATGATGAAGACGAGGAGCTGACTTTTGAGGACTTCTTGGACAAAAAGATGGGAGACTGGGAGCTGAGCCAGGTGCAGAGTGTCTACTCTTTGGGCTGTAACTGCCTCCACGATAGGAAAAACAGACGGCCAGTCATCAAACAG GTCCTGTTGGAACTTAAAGGAGTTGTCAAAAGCATTGCACTGGATTTTAAGGCATGA
- the irak4 gene encoding interleukin-1 receptor-associated kinase 4 isoform X1: MNNSVTPATYIRNLSYSLLRKLSDFLDPQDRWKDVIVSIRKPSGELRYSQHHVRRFEGLVAQGKSPTVELLSDWGTSNSTVGELVEILKSHKLLAAASVLLPVEEAVPPETQPASASVGTNSTLPTRLLEERETQPPPASSLLQPQILLANSEPGHTDGCFSSFLYIELMEITGNFDDRPISDGGNRLGEGGFGTVYKGLLNDKPVAVKKLNPMDDISLDELRVQFNQEIQTLKVLKHENLVDMVGFSCDGQHPCLVYALMANGSLLDRLACLEGSPPLSWLQRCLIAEGTASGLEYLHSNHHVHRDVKSANILLDEKLVAKISDFGLTRASAKRTSTTMMTERIVGTRAYMAPEALRGEITPRSDVFSFGVVLLEILSGLPPADENREPQFLMEVMYDIDDEDEELTFEDFLDKKMGDWELSQVQSVYSLGCNCLHDRKNRRPVIKQVLLELKGVVKSIALDFKA, encoded by the exons ATGAATAATTCTGTAACTCCCGCTACTTACATTCGCAACCTCAGTTATAGTTTACTTCGCAAGTTGTCCGACTTTCTGGACCCCCAAGACAGGTGGAAAGATGTTATTGTCTCGATACGGAAGCCGAGTGGGGAGTTAAGGTACTCTCAGCATCATGTGAG GAGATTTGAAGGCCTTGTTGCACAGGGTAAAAGTCCCACAGTGGAGCTGCTGTCTGACTGGGGGACCTCCAACAGTACAGTGGGTGAACTTGTGGAGATTTTGAAGAGTCACAAGTTATTGGCTGCTGCTAGTGTCCTGCTACCTG TGGAAGAGGCAGTCCCACCAGAGACACAGCCAGCCTCTGCATCAGTTGGAACAAACAGCACCCTTCCAACTAGACTACTGGAAGAGAGGGAGACGCAGCCACCCCCTGCCAGCTCTCTTCTGCAGCCACAGATTCTACTGGCCAACAGTGAACCAGGCCACACAGATGGTT GTTTCTCCAGTTTCTTGTACATTGAGCTGATGGAGATTACAGGCAACTTTGATGACCGTCCCATATCAGACGGCGGCAACAGACTTGGAGAGGGAGGCTTTGGCACTGTGTACAAAGGTCTTCTTAATGACAAACCTGTTGCAGTGAAAAAGCTCAATCCA ATGGATGACATCTCCCTGGACGAGCTGAGAGTTCAGTTCAACCAAGAGATCCAAACTCTCAAAGT GTTGAAACATGAAAACTTGGTTGACATGGTTGGATTTTCCTGTGATGGACAGCATCCATGTTTGGTGTATGCCCTTATGGCCAATGGTTCTTTGCTAGACCGACTAGCTTGCTTG gaGGGAAGTCCTCCTCTGTCCTGGCTACAGAGATGCTTGATAGCTGAAGGGACAGCGAGTGGCTTGGAGTATCTGCACAGCAACCATCATGTCCACAGAGATGTTAAAAG tGCAAATATCCTGTTAGATGAAAAATTAGTGGCAAAGATCTCAGACTTTGGGCTGACGAGAGCATCAGCCAAGCGGACGTCAACGACCATGATGACGGAGAGGATTGTGGGTACCCGTGCATACATGGCACCTGAGGCGCTAAGAGGAGAGATCACACCAAGATCTGACGTCTTCAGCTTTGGAGTG GTGTTGTTAGAAATATTGTCTGGACTCCCGCCAGCCGATGAAAACCGTGAGCCACAGTTCTTG ATGGAGGTGATGTATGATATAGATGATGAAGACGAGGAGCTGACTTTTGAGGACTTCTTGGACAAAAAGATGGGAGACTGGGAGCTGAGCCAGGTGCAGAGTGTCTACTCTTTGGGCTGTAACTGCCTCCACGATAGGAAAAACAGACGGCCAGTCATCAAACAG GTCCTGTTGGAACTTAAAGGAGTTGTCAAAAGCATTGCACTGGATTTTAAGGCATGA
- the irak4 gene encoding interleukin-1 receptor-associated kinase 4 isoform X4: MNNSVTPATYIRNLSYSLLRKLSDFLDPQDRWKDVIVSIRKPSGELRYSQHHVRRFEGLVAQGKSPTVELLSDWGTSNSTVGELVEILKSHKLLAAASVLLPEAVPPETQPASASVGTNSTLPTRLLEERETQPPPASSLLQPQILLANSEPGHTDGFSSFLYIELMEITGNFDDRPISDGGNRLGEGGFGTVYKGLLNDKPVAVKKLNPMDDISLDELRVQFNQEIQTLKVLKHENLVDMVGFSCDGQHPCLVYALMANGSLLDRLACLEGSPPLSWLQRCLIAEGTASGLEYLHSNHHVHRDVKSANILLDEKLVAKISDFGLTRASAKRTSTTMMTERIVGTRAYMAPEALRGEITPRSDVFSFGVVLLEILSGLPPADENREPQFLMEVMYDIDDEDEELTFEDFLDKKMGDWELSQVQSVYSLGCNCLHDRKNRRPVIKQVLLELKGVVKSIALDFKA; the protein is encoded by the exons ATGAATAATTCTGTAACTCCCGCTACTTACATTCGCAACCTCAGTTATAGTTTACTTCGCAAGTTGTCCGACTTTCTGGACCCCCAAGACAGGTGGAAAGATGTTATTGTCTCGATACGGAAGCCGAGTGGGGAGTTAAGGTACTCTCAGCATCATGTGAG GAGATTTGAAGGCCTTGTTGCACAGGGTAAAAGTCCCACAGTGGAGCTGCTGTCTGACTGGGGGACCTCCAACAGTACAGTGGGTGAACTTGTGGAGATTTTGAAGAGTCACAAGTTATTGGCTGCTGCTAGTGTCCTGCTACCTG AGGCAGTCCCACCAGAGACACAGCCAGCCTCTGCATCAGTTGGAACAAACAGCACCCTTCCAACTAGACTACTGGAAGAGAGGGAGACGCAGCCACCCCCTGCCAGCTCTCTTCTGCAGCCACAGATTCTACTGGCCAACAGTGAACCAGGCCACACAGATG GTTTCTCCAGTTTCTTGTACATTGAGCTGATGGAGATTACAGGCAACTTTGATGACCGTCCCATATCAGACGGCGGCAACAGACTTGGAGAGGGAGGCTTTGGCACTGTGTACAAAGGTCTTCTTAATGACAAACCTGTTGCAGTGAAAAAGCTCAATCCA ATGGATGACATCTCCCTGGACGAGCTGAGAGTTCAGTTCAACCAAGAGATCCAAACTCTCAAAGT GTTGAAACATGAAAACTTGGTTGACATGGTTGGATTTTCCTGTGATGGACAGCATCCATGTTTGGTGTATGCCCTTATGGCCAATGGTTCTTTGCTAGACCGACTAGCTTGCTTG gaGGGAAGTCCTCCTCTGTCCTGGCTACAGAGATGCTTGATAGCTGAAGGGACAGCGAGTGGCTTGGAGTATCTGCACAGCAACCATCATGTCCACAGAGATGTTAAAAG tGCAAATATCCTGTTAGATGAAAAATTAGTGGCAAAGATCTCAGACTTTGGGCTGACGAGAGCATCAGCCAAGCGGACGTCAACGACCATGATGACGGAGAGGATTGTGGGTACCCGTGCATACATGGCACCTGAGGCGCTAAGAGGAGAGATCACACCAAGATCTGACGTCTTCAGCTTTGGAGTG GTGTTGTTAGAAATATTGTCTGGACTCCCGCCAGCCGATGAAAACCGTGAGCCACAGTTCTTG ATGGAGGTGATGTATGATATAGATGATGAAGACGAGGAGCTGACTTTTGAGGACTTCTTGGACAAAAAGATGGGAGACTGGGAGCTGAGCCAGGTGCAGAGTGTCTACTCTTTGGGCTGTAACTGCCTCCACGATAGGAAAAACAGACGGCCAGTCATCAAACAG GTCCTGTTGGAACTTAAAGGAGTTGTCAAAAGCATTGCACTGGATTTTAAGGCATGA
- the irak4 gene encoding interleukin-1 receptor-associated kinase 4 isoform X5, with protein sequence MEITGNFDDRPISDGGNRLGEGGFGTVYKGLLNDKPVAVKKLNPMDDISLDELRVQFNQEIQTLKVLKHENLVDMVGFSCDGQHPCLVYALMANGSLLDRLACLEGSPPLSWLQRCLIAEGTASGLEYLHSNHHVHRDVKSANILLDEKLVAKISDFGLTRASAKRTSTTMMTERIVGTRAYMAPEALRGEITPRSDVFSFGVVLLEILSGLPPADENREPQFLMEVMYDIDDEDEELTFEDFLDKKMGDWELSQVQSVYSLGCNCLHDRKNRRPVIKQVLLELKGVVKSIALDFKA encoded by the exons ATGGAGATTACAGGCAACTTTGATGACCGTCCCATATCAGACGGCGGCAACAGACTTGGAGAGGGAGGCTTTGGCACTGTGTACAAAGGTCTTCTTAATGACAAACCTGTTGCAGTGAAAAAGCTCAATCCA ATGGATGACATCTCCCTGGACGAGCTGAGAGTTCAGTTCAACCAAGAGATCCAAACTCTCAAAGT GTTGAAACATGAAAACTTGGTTGACATGGTTGGATTTTCCTGTGATGGACAGCATCCATGTTTGGTGTATGCCCTTATGGCCAATGGTTCTTTGCTAGACCGACTAGCTTGCTTG gaGGGAAGTCCTCCTCTGTCCTGGCTACAGAGATGCTTGATAGCTGAAGGGACAGCGAGTGGCTTGGAGTATCTGCACAGCAACCATCATGTCCACAGAGATGTTAAAAG tGCAAATATCCTGTTAGATGAAAAATTAGTGGCAAAGATCTCAGACTTTGGGCTGACGAGAGCATCAGCCAAGCGGACGTCAACGACCATGATGACGGAGAGGATTGTGGGTACCCGTGCATACATGGCACCTGAGGCGCTAAGAGGAGAGATCACACCAAGATCTGACGTCTTCAGCTTTGGAGTG GTGTTGTTAGAAATATTGTCTGGACTCCCGCCAGCCGATGAAAACCGTGAGCCACAGTTCTTG ATGGAGGTGATGTATGATATAGATGATGAAGACGAGGAGCTGACTTTTGAGGACTTCTTGGACAAAAAGATGGGAGACTGGGAGCTGAGCCAGGTGCAGAGTGTCTACTCTTTGGGCTGTAACTGCCTCCACGATAGGAAAAACAGACGGCCAGTCATCAAACAG GTCCTGTTGGAACTTAAAGGAGTTGTCAAAAGCATTGCACTGGATTTTAAGGCATGA